CGATGGCTGAAGCAGCGAGCGTCGCGGGCTACCCCGACAAACTGCTTCAAGATGCCCTAGCAAAGAACACCCTGCAGGGCTGCGGCGTGAAAGATGCGCGCCTGGGCCGGTGGTTCTTCTCCCCTTCCGATGCTCTGGGCCTGACGGTCGCGGCGCTGCTGGCACCTCAGTTGAAGCTCTCCGAGCGCTTCCACGTGGCAGGGATCGTTGCCGAACACGTTGAGACGCACATTGACGAAAGCGGCGAACTCAACGGGCCTGCTGAGATGACGATGGTATTTGGCGGCGTCTGGCCCGAATTACTTCCAGAGGTGAGCACACCGCCGGAAGTTGACGAATTGCGTCAGCAGTATCGGCCCTTTGTCGTTGTCCCAGTGAAGATGATCTTGAAGCGAGTACTTGCTCGAATCGCCAAGCTTTCCCAGGAGGGCTGATGAACGTCGAAAGCGAAATCGTCGGCCAAACAACAAACGTACTCGCAGGCTATCTGACGCGCCCGCAGCTTGCGGTGCAGCTCGGTAAATCAACGCGGTGCTTGCATCGCTGGGAGACGGATGGTAGCGGGCCGCCGGTCACGCGCCTGGGCAAGCTGGTTCTGTACAAGGTCGAATCGGTACGCGAGTGGCTTGCAGCCCTGGAAGCGCGCACTGAGCGATGTGGACGCGGGAGGCGGCGATAGATGAGCTGGAAGTGCTCAGGCTGGGTCAAAGAGCAAACGGTCACGCCAAGCGGGGAGCGGCTGCTTATCAGCGAGAAGTTTGTGTGGTTGGTCCTCGCCGACTACCACAACACAGCGAAGGCAGCGGCGTGGCCCTCTGTACCGAACTTGGCGCGTGAATGCCTGATGGAAGAACGGACCTGTTATCGCGTAATCAGTGAGTTGGAACGCAAGTTGTGTATCGTGCGCCGTCGCAACGGTACCGGTCGCGGCGCAAAGAATGAATATCTGTTTGTGGGCTTCGACGTGACCATCGAACAGGCGCGGGAGTTGCAGAAACCCTCTGACAAAGGGTGTCAGATTGTCACCCTTCGTGAGGCTAAGAACCCTGACACGCGACTCACCCTTCCCACTTCTGAAAGGGTGACAGAAACGCGCGGTATACCTGACAGGATACCTGACAAGAATACTGACACGAATACTGACACGATTTCCGGCGATGCGATTGAAAACAAAGAAAACCAGACGACAACCGGTTTTAGAACCGGTTTTAGAACCGGTCTTAGAACCGGTAACAGCGAGCCGGAAGGAAGCGCGGACGAAGCGATCATTCGAGAAACGCTGAGGAACGGATTCGAGTATGACAGTTACAAACATTGACTGCGC
This is a stretch of genomic DNA from Terriglobia bacterium. It encodes these proteins:
- a CDS encoding helix-turn-helix domain-containing protein, coding for MSWKCSGWVKEQTVTPSGERLLISEKFVWLVLADYHNTAKAAAWPSVPNLARECLMEERTCYRVISELERKLCIVRRRNGTGRGAKNEYLFVGFDVTIEQARELQKPSDKGCQIVTLREAKNPDTRLTLPTSERVTETRGIPDRIPDKNTDTNTDTISGDAIENKENQTTTGFRTGFRTGLRTGNSEPEGSADEAIIRETLRNGFEYDSYKH